A window of Platichthys flesus chromosome 23, fPlaFle2.1, whole genome shotgun sequence contains these coding sequences:
- the cdhr5-rs gene encoding cadherin-related family member 5 isoform X2, whose protein sequence is MLRRCRLLLWQVVLQLSYHVVTAGPCQGGSDILASVRENSPLGQFIANISISGERRVNTIRLCLSGPSADWFYLEGRTIRLNTSLSRVLDREVQGSVLVAELTCYEEDVMQSQFRILVEIVNENDNRPNFLQETIGPFSISELTAVNSVIFTVKAVDADGDMITYIIDQSSPDAAFFRIDLPNSGSIVLDKHLDFETRHHLEFIIWAQESNTEDKFNSSSHLSVNIEDGDDQYPHFLPCSPVAPGVPICINPAYTTNITHRTQDVVLEFSPGPIRAVDGDRGINMSLIYSILSGDNQGRFEINNTTGELRLTRAVDGRRLTPNFTLKVMVCQVDDRLKYSVAFVVVRVLNENKFPPVFNRTTFKGFIIQSSSPISIVSTYGNQVLQVQVSDRDFSDGLNPNIRYSLHPLSDLYHVTQMGILIARTYQLHDFDRHILQVVARDEESGEEVSASVDIEVLQRGQEGDSRLFWRRLFIFQSSW, encoded by the exons ATGCTGAGACgctgcaggctgctgctgtggcaggTGGTTCTCCAGTTATCATATCATGTGGTTACAG CCGGTCCGTGTCAAGGGGGGTCGGACATCTTGGCATCGGTCAGAGAGAACAGTCCGCTCGGTCAGTTCATAGCCAACATCAGTATCAGCGGAGAGCGACGAGTGAACACTATCAGACTTTGTCTGAGCGGACCCAGCGCAGACTGGTTCTACTTAGAGGGTCGAACCATCCGACTCAACACGTCACTCTCCAGAGTCCTGGACCGGGAG GTTCAGGGATCGGTGCTGGTAGCAGAGCTCACCTGTTATGAAGAAGATGTCATGCAG AGTCAGTTCAGGATCCTGGTGGAGATCGTGAATGAAAACGACAACAGACCAAACTTCCTGCAGGAGACGATTGGTCCGTTCAGCATCAGTGAG CTGACGGCTGTGAACTCTGTGATATTCACTGTAAAAGCTGTAGATGCAGACGGAGACATGATCACTTACATCATTGATCAATCATCG CCGGACGCCGCCTTCTTCAGGATCGATCTTCCAAACAGCGGCAGCATCGTGTTGGACAAACATCTGGACTTTGAGACCAGACATCACCTGGAGTTCATCATCTGGGCCCAG GAATCAAACACAGAGGATAAATTCAACTCGTCTTCTCATTTGTCCGTGAACATCGAGGACGGAGACGATCAATATCCTCACTTCCTGCCGTGTTCACCTGTCGCTCCAGGTGTTCCTATCTGCATTAACCCCGCCTACACCACCAAcatcacacacaggacacag gatgttgtcctggagttttctCCTGGTCCAATCAGAGCAGTGGACGGAGACAGAGGAATCAACATGTCTTTGATCTACAGCATCCTATCAG GTGACAACCAGGGCAGGTTTGAGATCAACAACACGACCGGTGAGCTCAGGTTAACTCGAGCTGTGGACGGCCGACGACTGACACCAAACTTCACACTCAAGGTCATG GTGTGTCAGGTGGACGACAGGCTGAAGTACAGCGTGGCATTCGTCGTGGTCAGAgttttgaatgaaaacaagTTCCCTCCGGTTTTTAACAGAACCACTTTTAAAGGTTTCATCATCCAGAGCTCTAGCCCCATCTCGATCGTCTCAACCTATGGGAACCAGGTGTTACAGGTCCAGGTGTCCGACCGCGACTTCTCTGAT GGCCTGAATCCAAACATCCGCTACTCCCTTCATCCTCTGTCTGACCTGTACCATGTCACTCAGATGGGGATCCTGATCGCCAGGACGTACCAACTGCACGACTTCGACCGCCACATCCTACAG GTCGTAGCCAGAGATGAAGAATCAGGAGAAGAAGTTTCAGCGTCAGTTGATATTGAAGTTCTGCAGAGGGGACAAGAAG GTGACTCCCGTCTTTTCTGGCGACGACTCTTCATCTTTCAGTCGTCATGGTGA
- the cdhr5-rs gene encoding cadherin-related family member 5 isoform X1: MLRRCRLLLWQVVLQLSYHVVTAGPCQGGSDILASVRENSPLGQFIANISISGERRVNTIRLCLSGPSADWFYLEGRTIRLNTSLSRVLDREVQGSVLVAELTCYEEDVMQSQFRILVEIVNENDNRPNFLQETIGPFSISELTAVNSVIFTVKAVDADGDMITYIIDQSSPDAAFFRIDLPNSGSIVLDKHLDFETRHHLEFIIWAQESNTEDKFNSSSHLSVNIEDGDDQYPHFLPCSPVAPGVPICINPAYTTNITHRTQDVVLEFSPGPIRAVDGDRGINMSLIYSILSGDNQGRFEINNTTGELRLTRAVDGRRLTPNFTLKVMVCQVDDRLKYSVAFVVVRVLNENKFPPVFNRTTFKGFIIQSSSPISIVSTYGNQVLQVQVSDRDFSDGLNPNIRYSLHPLSDLYHVTQMGILIARTYQLHDFDRHILQVVARDEESGEEVSASVDIEVLQRGQEVPHGAFTEQQMFGDVDTRLAGGVAVLITLMFLSALLFLLLRSVKR, translated from the exons ATGCTGAGACgctgcaggctgctgctgtggcaggTGGTTCTCCAGTTATCATATCATGTGGTTACAG CCGGTCCGTGTCAAGGGGGGTCGGACATCTTGGCATCGGTCAGAGAGAACAGTCCGCTCGGTCAGTTCATAGCCAACATCAGTATCAGCGGAGAGCGACGAGTGAACACTATCAGACTTTGTCTGAGCGGACCCAGCGCAGACTGGTTCTACTTAGAGGGTCGAACCATCCGACTCAACACGTCACTCTCCAGAGTCCTGGACCGGGAG GTTCAGGGATCGGTGCTGGTAGCAGAGCTCACCTGTTATGAAGAAGATGTCATGCAG AGTCAGTTCAGGATCCTGGTGGAGATCGTGAATGAAAACGACAACAGACCAAACTTCCTGCAGGAGACGATTGGTCCGTTCAGCATCAGTGAG CTGACGGCTGTGAACTCTGTGATATTCACTGTAAAAGCTGTAGATGCAGACGGAGACATGATCACTTACATCATTGATCAATCATCG CCGGACGCCGCCTTCTTCAGGATCGATCTTCCAAACAGCGGCAGCATCGTGTTGGACAAACATCTGGACTTTGAGACCAGACATCACCTGGAGTTCATCATCTGGGCCCAG GAATCAAACACAGAGGATAAATTCAACTCGTCTTCTCATTTGTCCGTGAACATCGAGGACGGAGACGATCAATATCCTCACTTCCTGCCGTGTTCACCTGTCGCTCCAGGTGTTCCTATCTGCATTAACCCCGCCTACACCACCAAcatcacacacaggacacag gatgttgtcctggagttttctCCTGGTCCAATCAGAGCAGTGGACGGAGACAGAGGAATCAACATGTCTTTGATCTACAGCATCCTATCAG GTGACAACCAGGGCAGGTTTGAGATCAACAACACGACCGGTGAGCTCAGGTTAACTCGAGCTGTGGACGGCCGACGACTGACACCAAACTTCACACTCAAGGTCATG GTGTGTCAGGTGGACGACAGGCTGAAGTACAGCGTGGCATTCGTCGTGGTCAGAgttttgaatgaaaacaagTTCCCTCCGGTTTTTAACAGAACCACTTTTAAAGGTTTCATCATCCAGAGCTCTAGCCCCATCTCGATCGTCTCAACCTATGGGAACCAGGTGTTACAGGTCCAGGTGTCCGACCGCGACTTCTCTGAT GGCCTGAATCCAAACATCCGCTACTCCCTTCATCCTCTGTCTGACCTGTACCATGTCACTCAGATGGGGATCCTGATCGCCAGGACGTACCAACTGCACGACTTCGACCGCCACATCCTACAG GTCGTAGCCAGAGATGAAGAATCAGGAGAAGAAGTTTCAGCGTCAGTTGATATTGAAGTTCTGCAGAGGGGACAAGAAG TCCCTCATGGTGCGTTCACTGAACAGCAGATGTTTGGAGATGTGGACACTCGACTGGCAGGAGGAGTCGCGGTTTtgatcacactgatgtttttatcagctcttctgtttctgctgcttcgATCAGTGAAGAGATGA
- the cdhr5-rs gene encoding cadherin-related family member 5 isoform X3 yields MLRRCRLLLWQVVLQLSYHVVTAGPCQGGSDILASVRENSPLGQFIANISISGERRVNTIRLCLSGPSADWFYLEGRTIRLNTSLSRVLDREVQGSVLVAELTCYEEDVMQSQFRILVEIVNENDNRPNFLQETIGPFSISELTAVNSVIFTVKAVDADGDMITYIIDQSSPDAAFFRIDLPNSGSIVLDKHLDFETRHHLEFIIWAQESNTEDKFNSSSHLSVNIEDGDDQYPHFLPCSPVAPGVPICINPAYTTNITHRTQDVVLEFSPGPIRAVDGDRGINMSLIYSILSGDNQGRFEINNTTGELRLTRAVDGRRLTPNFTLKVMGLNPNIRYSLHPLSDLYHVTQMGILIARTYQLHDFDRHILQVVARDEESGEEVSASVDIEVLQRGQEVPHGAFTEQQMFGDVDTRLAGGVAVLITLMFLSALLFLLLRSVKR; encoded by the exons ATGCTGAGACgctgcaggctgctgctgtggcaggTGGTTCTCCAGTTATCATATCATGTGGTTACAG CCGGTCCGTGTCAAGGGGGGTCGGACATCTTGGCATCGGTCAGAGAGAACAGTCCGCTCGGTCAGTTCATAGCCAACATCAGTATCAGCGGAGAGCGACGAGTGAACACTATCAGACTTTGTCTGAGCGGACCCAGCGCAGACTGGTTCTACTTAGAGGGTCGAACCATCCGACTCAACACGTCACTCTCCAGAGTCCTGGACCGGGAG GTTCAGGGATCGGTGCTGGTAGCAGAGCTCACCTGTTATGAAGAAGATGTCATGCAG AGTCAGTTCAGGATCCTGGTGGAGATCGTGAATGAAAACGACAACAGACCAAACTTCCTGCAGGAGACGATTGGTCCGTTCAGCATCAGTGAG CTGACGGCTGTGAACTCTGTGATATTCACTGTAAAAGCTGTAGATGCAGACGGAGACATGATCACTTACATCATTGATCAATCATCG CCGGACGCCGCCTTCTTCAGGATCGATCTTCCAAACAGCGGCAGCATCGTGTTGGACAAACATCTGGACTTTGAGACCAGACATCACCTGGAGTTCATCATCTGGGCCCAG GAATCAAACACAGAGGATAAATTCAACTCGTCTTCTCATTTGTCCGTGAACATCGAGGACGGAGACGATCAATATCCTCACTTCCTGCCGTGTTCACCTGTCGCTCCAGGTGTTCCTATCTGCATTAACCCCGCCTACACCACCAAcatcacacacaggacacag gatgttgtcctggagttttctCCTGGTCCAATCAGAGCAGTGGACGGAGACAGAGGAATCAACATGTCTTTGATCTACAGCATCCTATCAG GTGACAACCAGGGCAGGTTTGAGATCAACAACACGACCGGTGAGCTCAGGTTAACTCGAGCTGTGGACGGCCGACGACTGACACCAAACTTCACACTCAAGGTCATG GGCCTGAATCCAAACATCCGCTACTCCCTTCATCCTCTGTCTGACCTGTACCATGTCACTCAGATGGGGATCCTGATCGCCAGGACGTACCAACTGCACGACTTCGACCGCCACATCCTACAG GTCGTAGCCAGAGATGAAGAATCAGGAGAAGAAGTTTCAGCGTCAGTTGATATTGAAGTTCTGCAGAGGGGACAAGAAG TCCCTCATGGTGCGTTCACTGAACAGCAGATGTTTGGAGATGTGGACACTCGACTGGCAGGAGGAGTCGCGGTTTtgatcacactgatgtttttatcagctcttctgtttctgctgcttcgATCAGTGAAGAGATGA